The sequence GAGCGCGTCGTCGAGGGCGTCACCAGCGACGTCACCCTCGTGCTGGACGGCCGGTCGGCCACGACGCCGATGCCGCGCGACAGCACGATCCTCGACGCCGCGCAGCGGACCCGCAGCGACCTGCCCTTCGCCTGCAAGGGCGGCGTCTGCGGCACCTGCCGCGCCCGGATCCGCGAGGGCGATGTCGACATGGTGCGCAACTACGCCCTCGAGCCCCACGAGGTGGAGCGCGACTTCGTCCTCACCTGCCAGAGCTTCCCCGTCAGCGACGAGATCGTGGTCGACTTCGATGCCTGAGTCCGCTCAGCCGGAGCCGGAGCACTCGGCGCAGCCCGACGTACCCGACGCCGACGCGCTCGCCCACGCGAGTGCGGAGGCGATGTGGGCCGGCGACCACGCCAGCCACGCGCTCGGCATGGTGCTCGAGGACGTCACGCCCGGCACCGCGCAGCTGTCCATGGCCGTGCGCCAGGACATGGTCAACGGCCACCGGCTGTGCCACGGCGGCATCATCGCCACCCTCGCCGACAGTGCCTTCGCCTTCGCCTGCAACAGCCACGGCACCGTCACCGTCGCCTCGGGGTTCGCCGTCGACCTGCTGGCACCCGCACGACTGGGTGACGTGCTCGTCGCCGAGGCCCGGGAGGTACGCCGTCGCGGCCGCTCGGGCGTGTACGACGTCACCGTGCGCTGCGGGGACGAGGTGATCGCGGAGTTCCGCGGCCGGAGCCGCTCGCTCGGCCGCCCGATCCTGCAGGAGGACGCATGACCGACGACCCCGTGCTCGTGGAGCGGACCGACGCCGTCGCGACGGTGACGCTCAACCGGGCCGACCGCAAGAACGCGCTCACGACCGAGCTGAAGGTCGCACTGCGCGACGCCGTCGCCGACGTCGCGGCCGATCCGGCCGTGCGCGCCGTCGTCCTCGCCGCCACCGGGAGTGCCTTCAGTGTGGGCCAGGACCTCGGGGAGCACGCCGCCGCGCTCGAGGGCGGCGCGGAGGCTGCCTTCGCCACCGTCGAGGAGCACTACGCCCCGATCGTGCGGGACCTCGCCACCATGCCCAAGCCGGTCGTCGCCGCCGTGCAGGGCACCTGCGTCGGCGCGGGACTCGGCCTCGCGCTCGCCTGCGACCTGCGCGTGCTCGCCGCCGGCGCCACCTTCGCGACGGCGTTCACCGGCATCGGGCTGACCTTCGACTCCGGCCTGTCCCACACGCTCCCGCGCGCCGTCGGCGACGCCCGGGCCCGCGAGCTGATGCTGCTGCGAGCCTCCTTCACCGCCGAGGACGCCGTCGCCTGGGGCATCACCGGTGAGGTCGTCGACGGCGACGCCGTGGCCGACCGGGCCCACGCGATCGCCGCCACGCTCGCGGCCGGGCCGACGACGGCGTACGCCGAGACCAAGGCGCTGCTGCAGGCCTCGGCGACGTCGTCGCTGCAGGAGGCGCTCGCCGCCGAGGGCGCCGCGCAGACCCGGTGCGGCGCGACCGAGGACCACCACGGCGCGGTGACGGCGTTCCTCGCCCGCGAGAAGCCGACCTTCGACGGCCGCTGACCGCGCATCGCCCACGACACAGGAGCCACGCATGGACGACCTGAGCCCGCGGCCGGGCGACCTGGACCCGATCGAGACCGCGCCCCTCGAGGAGCTGCGGGCGCTGCAGCTGGAGCGGCTGCGGTGGACGGTGGCGCACGCCCACGACCGCGTCCCGCACTACCGGCGGGCCCTCGACGAGGCCGGTGTCCATCCGCGCGACGTCACCGCACTCGAGGACCTGTCACGACTGCCCCTCACCACCAAGGCCGACCTGCGGGAGAACTACCCCTTCGGCATGTTCGCCGTGCCGCGGGAGCAGGTGCTGCGACTGCACGCGTCGTCGGGCACCACCGGCCGCCCCACCGTCGTCGGCTACACCCGCGACGACCTCGACACCTGGGCCGACGTCGTCGCCCGCAGCATCCGCGCCGCGGGTGGGCGCGCCGGCCACCTGCTGCACAACGCCTACGGCTACGGGCTCTTCACCGGCGGCCTCGGCGCCCACGCCGGCGCCGAGCGGCTGGGCTGCACCGTCGTGCCGGTCTCCGGCGGCATGACCGAGCGCCAGGTGCGGCTGATCGACGACTTCCGGCCCGACATCATCACCGTGACGCCGTCGTACATGCTCGCGCTGGTCGACGAGATGGAGCGCCAGGGCATCGACCCCCGATCCACGTCGCTGAAGGTCGGCATCTTCGGCGCCGAGCCGTGGACCGACGACATGCGCCGCGAGCTCGAGGAGCGGCTCGACATGCACGCGGTCGACATCTACGGGCTCTCGGAGGTGATCGGGCCGGGCGTGGCCAGCGAGTGCGTCGAGACCAAGGACGGGCTCACCGTGTGGGAGGACCACTTCTACCCCGAGATCATCGACCCGGTGACCGGCGAGGTGCTGCCCGACGGGGAGGAGGGCGAGCTGGTCCTCACCTCGCTGACCAAGCAGGCGATGCCGGTCATCCGCTACCGCACCCGTGACCTGACCCGTCTCCTGCCGGGCACCGCCCGCACGATGCGGCGGATCGAGAAGATCACCGGCCGCACAGACGACCTGATCATCCTGCGCGGGGTGAACCTCTTCCCGACCCAGATCGAGGAGCTGATCCTGCACACGCCGGCCCTCTCGCCGCACTTCCAGTGCGTGCTGACGCGGCCGGACAAGCTCGACGAGATGACGGTCGTGGTCGAGCACCGCGAGGGCGCGGGCGACGCGGCCGGTGACGCCGGCCGCGCGTTGCGGGCGATGGTCAAGGACGCGATCGGCGTGACCGTCGGCGTCGACGTGGTCGCGCCGGAGAGCATCGAGCGCTCGGTGGGCAAGATGCGCCGGATCATCGACCGACGCGGGCTGCGCTGACAGCCGGGTCGCAGCCGGCCGGTGCTACTCGACCAGCATCAGGAACCCGACCACGGCGCCGACGAGCACGACACCGACTCCCACGAGCAGGGCAGACACTGCGATCACTCTGCGCCACCACGGCATGCGGACGACCCTACGTGCGGGTCAGCAGAAGCCGAGCATCTCGGTGAGCGCGTCGCGCTCACTGGCGTCGATGGCCAGGTCCCAGCGTGACTTCACCCGGATCCAGCGCTTCGCGTAGCTGCACTGGTAGTCCTTGCGGGGCCGCCAGGCCGCGGGGTCGTCGTCGCCCTTGGACTGGTTGGTCGGTCCGTCGACGGACAGCAGGTTGGCCGGTGAGTTGGCGAACCGGGAGCGCCGCTCGTCGCTCCAGTCGCGGGCGCCGGACTTCCAGGCCTCCGACAGCGGCACCACGTGGTCGATCTGCAGGGCCTGGGCCTGCCGCGGGTCCTTGAGGTCGTCGAAGCGGAGCGTGGCGCCGGTGTAGGGGTCCACCCACGTGCCCGCGACGACGTCGTGGTCGCACGCACCCTGCTGCTGCACCCGCGCCTCGACCGCGTCGCGCAGCAGCACGTCGTCGCGCTGGTTGCACCCGTTGTCGTCGATGTCGGCCCACGCGCTGCCGAACGCGTCGCGGTCGTAGTCATCGGCGTACGCCGGCCGCGGCTCGACGCGCAGTCCCGCCAGCCGCTGCCCGATCGGCACCTGCGGCTGCACCGGCCGGACCGAAGTCGACGGTCCCGCCGTCACCGTCCCCCGCGGCGTCCGCTCCTCGCTCGTCGTCACCGTCGACAGGCACCCGGCGGCCACCAGCGCCGTCGACGCCACCGCGATCGCCCACGCCCACCTGGTCACCCCGACATTGTGCCGTCGGGGTCCGACAGGTCGGCTCGGCACGGTGACGACGAGCTGTCGGGCCCGTCAGTGCCAGGAGCGGGCGAGCTGCAGCAGCCGGTCGTTGGCCTCGGGCTCGCCGATGCTGACGCGACAGCCCTCCCCGGCGAACGGGCGTACGGCGATGCCGATCGTCTCGGCCGCCGCGGCGAACTCGGCCGTCCGCTCGCCCAGGTCGAACCACACGAAGTTCCCCTGTGGCTCCGGCACGTCCCACCCGGACTCGCGCAGGCCGTCGTGGGTGCGGGAGCGCTCGGCGACGAGCCCGGCGACCCGCTCCAGCAGGGCGTCCTCGGCGTCGAGCGAGGCCACCGCCGCCGCCTGGGCGACCGCGTTGACGCCGAACGGCAGCGACACCGCCCGCAGCGCACCGGCGATCGGGTCGCTCGCGACGGCGTACCCGACGCGGAGGCCGGCCAGGCCGTAGGCCTTGGAGAAGGTGCGCAGCAGCACCACGTTCGCGTGCATCCGGTACGTCGCCAGTCCGTCCACCGGGTCCTCGGAGCGGACGAACTCGCGGTAGGCCTCGTCGACGACCACCAGGACGTGCGACGGCACGGCGGCCAGCAGGTCGTCGAGCTCGCGCTGGGTGACCGCGGGGCCGGTCGGGTTGTTGGGGGTGCACACGACGAGCACCTTGGTGCGGTCGGTGACGGCCGCGGCCATCGCCGCGAGGTCGTGACGCCCGTCGGCCGTCACCGGGACCTGGACCGACGTGGCCCCGGCGGCCCGGACGGCGATCGGGTAGGCCTCGAAGGACCGCCAGGCGTAGACGACCTCGTCGCCGGGATCGCAGAAGGCGGCCACGACGTCGTACACCAGGGCGACCGAGCCGGCGCCCGCGGCGAGGTGCTGGGTGCCGACCCCGAGCCGTGCGGCGAGGGCCTCGTAGAGCGCGGTGTTGCCCATGTCGGGGTAGCGGTTCATCCGCGCGACGGCGGCCGTCGCGGCATCGAGGACGCCGGGCAGCGGGGGATGCGGGTTCTCGTTGGAGGAGACCTTGTAGGTGGTGATCCCGGGCCGGGCGGCCGGCGGTCGGCCGGGCACGTAGGTGGGGATCTGGCTGACGTGGCTGCGTGGCTGAGGGTGGGCCATGTCACAACCCTAGGGCGGGTCCGGCGCAAGAGCCGAGTTGGCGCCGAGTCGACCCGCTCATGGGCCGAGTTGGCGCCGACTCGACCCTCCTGTGAGCCGAGTTGGCGCCGACTCGGCATCCCGTTCGACGATGGTGGCGGTGTCAACCACCGCCGGTAGGCTGGTGGCATGACGACGTGGCTCGACGAGGACCAGCAGCGCGCGTGGCGGGCGTGGCTCAACGCCCACGCCCAGCTGTCCGCGCGCCTGGGTCGCGAGCTGCAGGCCGCCAGCGGCCTCTCGCTGGCCGACTACGAGGTGCTCGTCGCCCTCACCGACGTGCCCGACCACCGGATGCGGATGTTCGAGCTCACCGACGCCGTGCAGTGGGAGAAGAGCCGGCTGTCCAAGCAGATCAGCCGCATGACGGCGCGCGGCCTGGTCTCGCGCACCGAGTGCCCCGACGACCGCCGCGGCGCCCACGTCGCGCTCACGGCCGAGGGCCTCGCCGCGATCCGGTCCGCCGCGCCCGGCCACGCCGACTCGGTGCGCTCCTTGGTCTTCGACGGGCTCGAGGACGACGAGGTCCGCGCGTTGGAGAAGTTCTTCGGCCGCGTCCTCGACCGCGTCAACGGCTAGGTCGCTCCCGCAGCGTCACCGGCTCCCCGGCGTACGCCGCCAGGTCGGCCCGCACCTCCTCCGAGATCGGCCACGACTCGTTCGTGCCGGCGTCCCACAGCACGATCGCGGTCTCGGAGACGACCGCCGGCGGGTGGTCCTCGCCGACGCGCAGCTCGGAGGAGACCGTCACCGACGTCCGGCCGACGTGGCTCACCCACATCCGCACCAGGAACGGCTGGAACGGCACGAACCGCATCTCGGCGTGGTAGTCGACGCGCTGGGAGCCGACCAGCTCCACCACGCCGTCGGGCAGCCGGCCGAGCAGTCCGGTGCCGCTGCCGGCCACCTCGGCGAAGCGGAGGAAGAGCAGGCGCGCCTCGTCGAGCACCCGGATCGCCTCGACGTTGTCGACGTGCCCGCCGAGGTTGACGTCACGCAGTCGGGCCTGGATCTCGCACTCGAAGGTGACGGTCGGATGGTTCTCGCTCACGGCCCGATCCTCCCCGGCCGGCCACGTCGCCGCGGCTGCGGCCCCGACACCGTTCCGCCGGGCACACGCAACTGCGAGGATGATCAGATGAGGCTGCAGGAGTTCCCCCGCCACCCGCTGACCTTCGGACCCAGCCCGGTGCACCGCCTCGCGCGGCTGACCGAGCACCTCGGCGGGGCCGAGGTGTGGGCCAAGCGGGAGGACGTGAGCAGCGGCCTCGCCTTCGGCGGCAACAAGGTGCGCAAGCTGGAGTACCTCGTGCCCGACATCCTCGCCAGCGGGGCCGACACGCTCGTGTCGATCGGCGGCGTCCAGTCCAACCACACCCGCCAGGTCGCCGCCGTCGCCGCGCACCTGGGGCTGCGGGCGCGGCTGGTGCAGGAGCACTGGGTGCCGTGGGACGAGCCGGTCAACGACCGCGTGGGCAACATCCAGCTCTCGCGGATGATGGGCGCCGACGTGCGGCTCGACCCCGCGGGGTTCGACATCGGGATCCGCCAGTCCTGGGAGGACGCGATCGCCGAGGTCGAGGCGGCGGGCGGCACGCCGTACGCCATCCCCGCCGGGGCCAGCGAGCACCGACTCGGCGGCCTGGGTTTTGCCAATTGGGCCTTCGAGGTCGCCGAGCAGGAGCGTGACCTCGGCGTCCACTTCGACACCGTCGTCGTGTGCACCGTCACCGGGTCCACCCACGCCGGCATGGTCGCCGGGTTCGCGGCACTGGAGGAGCTGACCGGCGTACGCCGCCGCGTGATCGGCATCGACGCCTCCGCGACACTCGCGCGCACCACCGACCAGGTCGAGCGGATCGCTCGCCACACCGCCGAGCTCATCGAGCTCGGGCGTGACCTGCGCGACGACGAGATCACCGTGCTCGAGGGGTGGGCCGGTGACCGCTACGGCATCCCCGTCGAGTCGACCATGGCCGCCATGCGACTCGGCGCCGAGCTGGAGGCGATGATCACCGACCCGGTCTATGAGGGGAAGTCGCTGGCCGGCCTGGTCGACCTCGTCGGCAGCGGCGACATCCCCCGCGACGCGACCGTGCTCTACGCCCACCTGGGCGGGCAGCCCGCCCTCAACGCCTACCACTCGCTCTGGCCCTGATCGGCCCGCCCGGGATCAGGCCGTCGGCTCGGTCCAGGCCACCTGCACGGTGCGTACGCCGTCCTCGCGGGTGACCAGTCGACCGCGTCCCGGAGGGGCGGGGGCGGCGCGCACCCCGGCCAGCAGTGGACCCTCGTCGGGACTGCCGGAGAGCAGCAGGCCCGGCGCTGCCAGGTCACGCAGCGCCTGCAGCACCGGTTCGTGCAGCGCCCGTGCCGCGCCGCCCGAGCGCCGCGCCACCGCCAGCCGCAGCCCGACGTCGCCGGCCTGGGGCAGCAGCGGCAGGAGGGGCGTCAGCGGTGAGCGTCCACCGAGGGTGAGCAGGTCGTGGTCGTCGACCACGACGAAGACCTCGGCGCCGGTCCACCACGATCGCTCCCGGAGCTGGCGTGGCGTGACGTCGGGTCCGGGGAGCCGGGTGGTCAGGTAGTCGGCGAGTTCCTGCAGCGCGGGCTCGGCCTGCGCGGCGGAAGTGAGGTGGTGCAGCACGAAGTCGTCGGGGAGCTCACCGCCCAGCGAGCGACGTGGATCCACCAGCACCAGCTGCGCCCGGTCCGCGCCCCGGGTCCGCTCGATGGCGCGCACCCAGGTGCGCAGCGTCGCGCTCCTGCCCGAGCCGCCCTCGCCGAGGACCAACAGGTGCGGCGTCCTCGTCACGTCGATCCCGACCGGGGCCAGCGTCGACTCCGCCAGCCCGACCACCAGGTCGTCGCCCTCGCTGGTGAGGTCCTCGGCCGCGACGACGTCCGGGAGCAGTCGCAGCGCGGGCGCGCGCTCGCCCGGCCAGCGCGACGTCGACCGCTCGACCAGGTCCGCCAGTCCGTGCGCCGAGGCGTCCGGGTCGGCGACGCCGTCGACGCGGGGCAGCGCGGCGAGGAAGTGCTCGCCGGCCGCGGTGAGGCCGCGTCCAGGCCGTCCGGTCGGCACCGCCGCCGCCCGCCGCCGGTCCACCTCAGAGTCCATCGGGTCGCCCAGCCGCAGCTCCAGTCGGGTGCCGAACGCGTCGCGCAACCCACCGCGGAAGTCGGCCCACCGCTGCGCGCTCGCGACCAGGTGCACGCCCACCCCGAGGCCGCGGGCAGCCACCTCCTGCAGCGCGGCCGCCTCGTCGGCGTACTCCGCCCGGAGCGCGCCCCAGCCGTCCACGACCACGAACACCTCGCCGTACTCGTCCGCCAGTCCGGCCTCCCGGGCCGCGAGGAGCTCGGTGACCTGCGCGACGGCGCGGCGTACGACGTCGGG comes from Nocardioides panacisoli and encodes:
- the hisC gene encoding histidinol-phosphate transaminase; amino-acid sequence: MAHPQPRSHVSQIPTYVPGRPPAARPGITTYKVSSNENPHPPLPGVLDAATAAVARMNRYPDMGNTALYEALAARLGVGTQHLAAGAGSVALVYDVVAAFCDPGDEVVYAWRSFEAYPIAVRAAGATSVQVPVTADGRHDLAAMAAAVTDRTKVLVVCTPNNPTGPAVTQRELDDLLAAVPSHVLVVVDEAYREFVRSEDPVDGLATYRMHANVVLLRTFSKAYGLAGLRVGYAVASDPIAGALRAVSLPFGVNAVAQAAAVASLDAEDALLERVAGLVAERSRTHDGLRESGWDVPEPQGNFVWFDLGERTAEFAAAAETIGIAVRPFAGEGCRVSIGEPEANDRLLQLARSWH
- a CDS encoding enoyl-CoA hydratase-related protein, yielding MTDDPVLVERTDAVATVTLNRADRKNALTTELKVALRDAVADVAADPAVRAVVLAATGSAFSVGQDLGEHAAALEGGAEAAFATVEEHYAPIVRDLATMPKPVVAAVQGTCVGAGLGLALACDLRVLAAGATFATAFTGIGLTFDSGLSHTLPRAVGDARARELMLLRASFTAEDAVAWGITGEVVDGDAVADRAHAIAATLAAGPTTAYAETKALLQASATSSLQEALAAEGAAQTRCGATEDHHGAVTAFLAREKPTFDGR
- a CDS encoding MarR family winged helix-turn-helix transcriptional regulator, which codes for MTTWLDEDQQRAWRAWLNAHAQLSARLGRELQAASGLSLADYEVLVALTDVPDHRMRMFELTDAVQWEKSRLSKQISRMTARGLVSRTECPDDRRGAHVALTAEGLAAIRSAAPGHADSVRSLVFDGLEDDEVRALEKFFGRVLDRVNG
- a CDS encoding HNH endonuclease family protein, encoding MTRWAWAIAVASTALVAAGCLSTVTTSEERTPRGTVTAGPSTSVRPVQPQVPIGQRLAGLRVEPRPAYADDYDRDAFGSAWADIDDNGCNQRDDVLLRDAVEARVQQQGACDHDVVAGTWVDPYTGATLRFDDLKDPRQAQALQIDHVVPLSEAWKSGARDWSDERRSRFANSPANLLSVDGPTNQSKGDDDPAAWRPRKDYQCSYAKRWIRVKSRWDLAIDASERDALTEMLGFC
- the paaK gene encoding phenylacetate--CoA ligase PaaK, with the translated sequence MDDLSPRPGDLDPIETAPLEELRALQLERLRWTVAHAHDRVPHYRRALDEAGVHPRDVTALEDLSRLPLTTKADLRENYPFGMFAVPREQVLRLHASSGTTGRPTVVGYTRDDLDTWADVVARSIRAAGGRAGHLLHNAYGYGLFTGGLGAHAGAERLGCTVVPVSGGMTERQVRLIDDFRPDIITVTPSYMLALVDEMERQGIDPRSTSLKVGIFGAEPWTDDMRRELEERLDMHAVDIYGLSEVIGPGVASECVETKDGLTVWEDHFYPEIIDPVTGEVLPDGEEGELVLTSLTKQAMPVIRYRTRDLTRLLPGTARTMRRIEKITGRTDDLIILRGVNLFPTQIEELILHTPALSPHFQCVLTRPDKLDEMTVVVEHREGAGDAAGDAGRALRAMVKDAIGVTVGVDVVAPESIERSVGKMRRIIDRRGLR
- a CDS encoding acyl-CoA thioesterase codes for the protein MSENHPTVTFECEIQARLRDVNLGGHVDNVEAIRVLDEARLLFLRFAEVAGSGTGLLGRLPDGVVELVGSQRVDYHAEMRFVPFQPFLVRMWVSHVGRTSVTVSSELRVGEDHPPAVVSETAIVLWDAGTNESWPISEEVRADLAAYAGEPVTLRERPSR
- a CDS encoding 1-aminocyclopropane-1-carboxylate deaminase, whose product is MRLQEFPRHPLTFGPSPVHRLARLTEHLGGAEVWAKREDVSSGLAFGGNKVRKLEYLVPDILASGADTLVSIGGVQSNHTRQVAAVAAHLGLRARLVQEHWVPWDEPVNDRVGNIQLSRMMGADVRLDPAGFDIGIRQSWEDAIAEVEAAGGTPYAIPAGASEHRLGGLGFANWAFEVAEQERDLGVHFDTVVVCTVTGSTHAGMVAGFAALEELTGVRRRVIGIDASATLARTTDQVERIARHTAELIELGRDLRDDEITVLEGWAGDRYGIPVESTMAAMRLGAELEAMITDPVYEGKSLAGLVDLVGSGDIPRDATVLYAHLGGQPALNAYHSLWP
- the paaI gene encoding hydroxyphenylacetyl-CoA thioesterase PaaI; amino-acid sequence: MPESAQPEPEHSAQPDVPDADALAHASAEAMWAGDHASHALGMVLEDVTPGTAQLSMAVRQDMVNGHRLCHGGIIATLADSAFAFACNSHGTVTVASGFAVDLLAPARLGDVLVAEAREVRRRGRSGVYDVTVRCGDEVIAEFRGRSRSLGRPILQEDA